A single Muntiacus reevesi chromosome 9, mMunRee1.1, whole genome shotgun sequence DNA region contains:
- the LOC136175583 gene encoding olfactory receptor 5T9-like yields the protein MSGSPPNLDLYRIQIKNRTEVTMFILMGFTDDFEMQIFLFLLFLAIYLFTMIGNLGLVFLVIMDSRLHNPMYYFLTALSLLDACYSSVMTPKMLINFLSENKAVFFLGCATQMFLFLTCGTTECFILAAVAYDRYVAIYNPLLYLVKMSPRVYVPLIISCYAVGILHATLHTVATFSLSFCASNEIRHVFCDIPPLLAISCSDTRMNQLLVFYFAGSIEISTILIVLISYGFILLAILRMRSAEGRRKVFSTCGSHLTGVSIFHGTVLFMYVRPTSSYALDHDMIVSVFYTIIIPMLNPIIYSLRNKDVKEAMKKVSGKNRFINKVYFSH from the coding sequence atGTCAGGGTCACCACCAAATTTAGATTTATACAGGATTCAGATAAAAAATAGGACTGAGGTCACCATGTTCATACTGATGGGCTTTACAGATGATTTTGAAATGCAAATCTTTCTATTTTTACTATTTCTAGCAATCTATCTTTTTACAATGATCGGGAATTTGGGGTTGGTTTTTTTGGTCATTATGGATTCCAGGCTCCAcaaccccatgtactattttCTGACAGCATTATCATTATTGGATGCCTGCTATTCTTCTGTTATGACGCCCAAAATGCTGATCAATTTCCTATCAGAGAATAAAGCCGTTTTCTTTCTTGGATGTGCCACACAgatgtttctctttcttacttgtgGGACCACAGAATGCTTCATCTTGGCCGCAGTGGCCTATGATCGCTATGTCGCCATCTACAACCCTCTCCTGTATTTAGTTAAAATGTCACCCAGGGTCTATGTGCCACTTATAATTTCCTGCTATGCTGTTGGCATCTTGCATGCTACTTTACACACAGTGGCTACTTTCAGCCTCTCCTTCTGTGCCTCCAATGAAATCAGACATGTCTTCTGTGACATCCCTCCCCTCCTCGCTATTTCTTGCTCTGATACTCGCATGAACCAGCTTCTAGTTTTTTATTTTGCAGGCTCTATTGAGATATCCACCATATTGATTGTTCTGATCTCCTATGGTTTCATCCTGTTGGCCATTCTGAGGATGCGTTCTGCTGAAGGGAGAAGGAAAGTCTTTTCTACATGTGGCTCTCACCTAACCGGAGTGTCCATTTTTCATGGCACGGTTCTCTTTATGTACGTGAGACCCACTTCCAGTTACGCCTTGGATCATGACATGATCGTGTCTGTATTTTACACCATCATAATTCCCATGTTGAATCCCATCATCTATAGTTTGAGGAACAAAGATGTCAAAGAGGCAATGAAGAAAGTGTCTGGGAAAAATAGGTTTATCAACAAAGTATATTTTTCACACTAA